The stretch of DNA AGTGACAGCTTGCGCAACTGCAGCTGTGCTACTGAAGTGCGCCATTGTGAAGAGACACTGGCTAACCTTCTGTGTAACTGTGGCACTGTTCCTCGCTCATCATTGACAGCCAGAGGTCCACGGTGGGACAACAGGAGGACAGATGGAACCTTATCAGTGTGGGTGCACAACTCCTGGATTCGGATGGAGCTGTTGAACGGCAGCCATGTCCTGGACCTCcacctgtctctgtgtgcccctGCCGCACTCCTTGGCCCAGCACAGTATCTCACCCTTGTGGGTCTAAAGAGGATACAGTTGTACACTTTAGGCAAAGAGGCTTTGCACAGGGACCAAACAATGAACATCATCCCTGGAGTGGGGTTGAATGTGTGGGACAGTGGCCTCAGCATTGCCTTGTTGGACGTTGGGTCAATGTCTGGGGCCCTACGCTTGAAAGCCTACAGTGTGGTTGGACCCTCGCTTCAGGCACTTAAGCAAAACTTCCCCAACCTCACCCTCTCAGAAGGTGGTATGTTGAGCAGCGACCAAGAGTGGATCCACAAGCCATCGAT from Astyanax mexicanus isolate ESR-SI-001 chromosome 11, AstMex3_surface, whole genome shotgun sequence encodes:
- the LOC111196844 gene encoding uncharacterized protein C21orf62; protein product: MQMKMLSFCLPPLLCALLRLHFACTDLPNITLVFDSTTHSDSLRNCSCATEVRHCEETLANLLCNCGTVPRSSLTARGPRWDNRRTDGTLSVWVHNSWIRMELLNGSHVLDLHLSLCAPAALLGPAQYLTLVGLKRIQLYTLGKEALHRDQTMNIIPGVGLNVWDSGLSIALLDVGSMSGALRLKAYSVVGPSLQALKQNFPNLTLSEGGMLSSDQEWIHKPSMITFIY